From the genome of Aspergillus chevalieri M1 DNA, chromosome 8, nearly complete sequence, one region includes:
- a CDS encoding uncharacterized protein (COG:S;~EggNog:ENOG410Q1H7) produces MGEECVMDRSRRYSKCASCTRLRRPCRREFHTGSEWELLKQAEAKVASDLSNADDELEQLQSHLEEVQQKLKSTLARHARLRKQQKFLKERGFKMSEHDAELLRIMDEKSSEQLDPPVVEVQQLAATSSNPDFNQMLEEIAQMPSSFWENVELPSGEIASTSDDNPSSSR; encoded by the coding sequence ATGGGTGAAGAGTGTGTCATGGATCGTTCTCGTCGTTATTCAAAATGTGCTTCTTGCAcccgtcttcgtcgtccttGTCGTCGAGAATTTCACACTGGTAGCGAGTGGGAATTGTTGAAACAGGCTGAGGCTAAGGTTGCGAGTGATTTGTCAAATGCTGATGATGAACTGGAGCAGCTTCAATCTCATTTGGAGGAAGTTCAACAGAAATTGAAATCGACTTTGGCTCGTCATGCTCGTTTGCGTAAACAACAGAAGTTCTTGAAAGAGCGTGGTTTCAAAATGTCAGAACATGATGCTGAGTTATTGCGGATCATGGATGAGAAGTCTTCAGAGCAGCTTGATCCGCCAGTTGTTGAGGTTCAACAGTTAGCTGCGACTTCTAGTAATCCTGATTTTAATCAGATGTTGGAAGAGATTGCTCAAATGCCTTcctccttctgggagaacgTTGAGCTTCCTTCTGGTGAAATTGCTTCAACATCTGATGACAACCCGTCAAGTTCgcgatag
- a CDS encoding uncharacterized protein (COG:S;~EggNog:ENOG410Q1H7), whose amino-acid sequence MSASNMSCECKRISSNRKCNNCVRSGVKCERDFHNERKWQNLERDRMRLAADLEDAERSNDEALARLSETSAKLARLRKHKRFLEARNKAMLENDVALLEELDSQVSWPVAETASLDAQLAAVTDDPSLSQMMNSPSFWENFDSAVAGGIPSPTGGNQSSSQ is encoded by the coding sequence ATGAGTGCTTCCAATATGTCTTGTGAATGTAAACGAATCTCGTCAAATCGAAAATGCAATAATTGTGTGCGTTCTGGCGTCAAGTGTGAACGTGATTTTCATAATGAACGAAAATGGCAAAATTTGGAGCGTGATCGAATGAGATTAGCCGCCGACCTCGAAGATGCGGAGCGTTCAAATGATGAGGCACTGGCGCGTCTTTCCGAGACGTCTGCCAAATTGGCCCGGTTGCGGAAACATAAACGGTTTCTTGAGGCTCGAAATAAGGCTATGTTAGAGAATGACGTGGCTCTTCTTGAGGAGTTGGATTCTCAAGTTTCCTGGCCTGTTGCTGAGACCGCTTCTCTGGATGCTCAGCTTGCTGCGGTGACAGATGATCCTAGTCtgtctcagatgatgaattctccttccttttgggagaacttcgactctgctgtcgctggtggtattccttcaccaactggtggcaaccagtcaagttcgcaatag
- a CDS encoding uncharacterized protein (COG:L;~EggNog:ENOG410PGPZ;~InterPro:IPR000477,IPR000953,IPR036397,IPR012337, IPR041373,IPR043502,IPR041588,IPR001584,IPR016197, IPR043128;~PFAM:PF17917,PF17919,PF00078,PF17921;~go_function: GO:0003676 - nucleic acid binding [Evidence IEA];~go_process: GO:0015074 - DNA integration [Evidence IEA]): MILGLAWIDDQQVFIDPNGPKLRFTNGIVVSSMEDQPRMDIQPIGANAFALWNRQKKKDSSVQIFAASLKDIEKALRPKLPTDPRTKLPPHYHKFLSVFDRKEADKQPPHRGPNIDHKIELNKNADGTTPEPPWGPLYNMSRDELLVLRKTLTELLEKNFIRVSNSPAAAPVLLVKKPGGGLRFCVDYRALNAITKKDRYPLPLINETLERIGKAKWFTKLDVIAAFHKIRVAAGDEWLTAFRTRFGLFEWLVTPFGLANAPSTFQRYVNWVLRDFLDEFASAYLDDILIFTDGTLPEHQEHVRKVLGRLQEAGLQIDIDKCEFEVKSTKYLGFIIEAGKGVSMDPAKVEAIMNWAAPTTVKGVRSFLGFANFYRRFIRNYSELTTPLTALTQKDKPFVWDDKCEESFQQLKRMFTTAPILMQFDPDRETVVETDSSGWATGGVLSQYDDDGVLRPCAYFSKKNTPAECNYQIHDKELLAIINALKEWESELISVVNFQILTDHRNLRYFTTMRRLNERQMRWADLLSRYDFTLHYRPGKLAGRPDALSRREQDVPALGDERLKHREQRLFDPEILKDGPVEGSSKRGLVEEPHPINVSRILLAPVGTEPYNSEPSTPQGYEQANEPTNLNSEQPSLEELLDMTLDEHWARVEPLDEKYGRIREAVQVGAPQFPCELGIKASISECSIELNNRLCYRGRRWVPDIESLRTRLLQETHDSVLTGHPGRSAMYAILARRVYWPAISEDVRRFVRNCDKCSANNVWRDRRQGLLKPLPIPDRKWRYIAIDFIEKLPTSNGYENIMVIVDRLGKGVIPVPCEKINTYTVAQKLIQSFIGYHGIPASIVSDRGRQFTNEMWKRFCELLGIKRQLSTAYHAETDGQTERMNATLELFLRSFCDHTQSNWASLLPMAQLAICSRDAASTGVSPFFLDHGYHVDPFQLEEDVEINLSAPDLGTMRERGERIAAKLRGALDIATTELAVAQQKQEDYANRRRDVAPEYQVGQKVWLDLRNIQTERPSKKLGSRQAKFTVLEKIGSHAYRLNTPGTIHDVFHTALLRPAAMDPFPSQRKDDYQPPAEMINGNEEYMVERILDERFRRWGRGERHEFLVKYIGWQEPEWNDARNMEDTIALDDWETYKTMNGIVIQSALSIPNEPPHAGGRSRRRRGGG; this comes from the coding sequence atgattttaggcctcgcatggatagacgaccaacaagtgtttatcgacccgaatggcccgaaattgcgcttcaccaatggcattgttgttagcagcatggaagatcaaccacgaatggatatccagcccattggggcgaacgcttttgcactatggaaccgacaaaagaaaaaggacagcagtgtacagattttcgccgcaagtttaaaggatattgagaaagcattacgacccaaattgccgacagacccccgcaccaaactaccacctcattaccataaattcctatcagtatttgaccggaaggaagctgacaagcaaccaccacatcgaggaccaaacatcgaccataagattgaactcaataagaatgctgatggaacgacccctgaacctccatggggccccctttataatatgtcaagggatgaactgctcgtgctacggaagacattgacagagttgttggaaaagaacttcatacgtgttagcaattcgcctgctgcagcacccgtattgcttgtcaagaaacctggtggaggcttgcgattttgtgttgactaccgagcactgaacgccattacaaagaaggaccgctaccccctaccactaattaatgaaacattggaaagaattgggaaagcaaaatggttcaccaagttggatgttattgctgcttttcacaagattcgtgtcgctgccggcgatgaatggttgactgcattccgaactcgatttgggctgtttgaatggcttgtaacaccatttggactagccaatgcaccgagcaccttccaacgctatgtcaattgggtcctacgagatttcctagatgaattcgcttctgcttacctcgatgacatcttgatatttacagATGGGACATTgccagagcatcaagagcatgtccgcaaagtattaggccgtctccaagaggccggcttacagattgatattgataaatgcgaatttgaagtgaagtcaacaaaatatttaggattcattattgaggcaggaaaaggtgtcagcatggatccagcaaaggttgaagcaatcatgaactgggctgcccctaccactgtgaaaggtgtcaggtcatttttgggatttgcgaacttctacagacgtttcatccgaaactattctgaacttacaactccactaacagcgttgactcaaaaagataaaccctttgtgtgggatgataaatgcgaagaaagcttccaacagttaaaaaggatgtttacaacggcaccgatcctcatgcaatttgatccagaccgcgagactgtcgttgagactgactcatcagggtgggccactggtggcgtactttcacagtatgatgatgatggtgtattacgaccttgtgcgtacttttccaagaaaaacactcctgcagagtgcaactaccagattcatgacaaggaacttttggcgatcatcaacgcattgaaagagtgggaatcagagctcatatcagtggtaaatttccagatactgacagaccatcgcaatctccgttattttactaccatgagacgactgaatgagagacagatgagatgggcagatctattgagccgatatgacttcacacttcattaccgaccagggaagctcgcagggcgccctgatgcactgtctcgacgagagcaggatgttcctgcattgggtgatgaacggctaaagcatcgcgaacaacgactattcgatcctgagatcctcaaggacggaccagttgaaggaagcagcaaaagaggactagttgaagaaccccatcctatcaatgtgtcccggatccttctagcaccagtcggcacggagccctataacagcgagccaagcacacctcaaggatatgaacaggcgaacgaacctaccaacctcaatagtgagcaaccatcgttggaagaactactggatatgactcttgatgagcattgggctcgggtagagccactagatgaaaagtacggtcgtatacgagaagcagtgcaagtgggagcacctcaattcccatgtgaactggggatcaaagcctcaatctcagaatgctcaattgaactgaacaaccgcttgtgctaccgaggccggcgatgggtccctgacattgaatctttgaggacaaggttgctacaagaaacacatgactcggtacttacaggccatccagggaggagcgcaatgtatgctatcctggcacgaagggtctactggcctgcaatctctgaggatgtcagacgatttgtacggaactgtgacaaatgcagtgccaacaatgtatggagagaccgccgacaaggcctactgaagcctctaccaattccagaccgaaaatggaggtATATTGcgattgacttcatcgagaagttaccaacttcgaatggttatgaaaacattatggttattgtcgatcgccttggaaaaggtgtcatccctgtaccctgtgagaagatcaacacctacacagtagcacagaagcttattcagagtttcattggttaccatggcattccagccagtattgtatcagacagaggaagacaattcaccaatgagatgtggaagcgtttttgtgagctactggggatcaaacgacaattatcgaCTGCCTACCatgctgaaaccgatggccaaactgagcgaatgaatgctactcttgaactattcttgcgctcattctgtgaccACACACAAtcaaactgggcgtcattgctaccaatggcacagcttgcaatatgcagccgggatgctgcctccacaggtgtcagtccattcttccttgaccacggctaccacgttgatccctttcagttagaagaggatgttgaaatcaacctttcagcaccagacctgggcaccatgcgtgaacgaggtgaacgaattgcagccaagctaaggggagctcttgacattgccacaacagaacttgctgttgcccaacagaaacaagaagactatgccaatcgtcgaagagatgtcgcccctgaataccaggttgggcagaaagtctggcttgacctgcgcaatatacaaacagaacgccctagcaagaaactgggaagcaggcaggcaaaatttactgtgttggaaaagattggatcccacgcctaccgcctcaacacaccaggcacaatccacgacgtgtttcatacagcgctcctccgcccagcggcaatggatcccttccctagccaacggaaagatgactaccaacctcctgcagaaatgatcaatgggaatgaagaatatatggtcgaacgaatactagatgagcgttttcgacggtggggacgaggcgaaagacatgagtttttagtcaaatacattggctggcaggaaccggaatggaacgatgcaaggaacatggaggataccatagcattggatgactgggaaacctacaaaacgatgaatgggattgttatccaatcggccttgagtataccaaatgagccaccccacgccggggggcgatcgcggaggcgacgaggaggggggtaa